One window of the Hypanus sabinus isolate sHypSab1 chromosome 13, sHypSab1.hap1, whole genome shotgun sequence genome contains the following:
- the LOC132403556 gene encoding general transcription factor II-I repeat domain-containing protein 2-like, whose product MENSKKRKVTEENRTFNDTWTDSFAFTVNEKLANNKKSNVARHFQNKHAAFAQKYPDGDERKKAVSELMRKVDLSKNHFQKWMKSGKSTTYASYIAAQEIVRHGKQFTDGEYIKESFIKISEHLFTDFKNKSEIVQKIRDMPLSAKTVKDRTIKMAEDITRQQIKDINSAVAYSIACDESKDKGDIEQIALFCRYVNSAGPQEELIELIPLKDQTRGEDICEAVLNCLRAKGIKTTHLVSVATDGAPNMTGTHKGFVALLQKSLDRKLLTFHCTLHQEALCAQICPLECTEVMDVVIQIVNKIMAKSLNHRQFRLLLDELESAYSDLLLHNKVRWLSKGEVLKRFVACLEEVKTFLGSKGLTFPELEQPEWLEKLHFMVDMTAHLNTLNTALQGKGRTALHMLEDVLAFERKLTVLARDLQKGTLSHFPNLREFKQGHDMIISEYLHSAIIAMQTSFGKRFCEFREEKNTLSFPVTPLSIDPSLLNTTALAGVSQPDLEMELADIADKDIWVSKFRRLTADLEDVARQKAVLAQNHKWSDIENLPKPDKLVFETWNAMPDIYVNMKKYALGVLSIFGSTYVCEQVFSNMNFIKNKHRARLTDDSLRSCVKMKVTSYSPDVQTLCAEVQEQKSH is encoded by the coding sequence atggagaattctaaaaaaagaaaagtgactgaagaaaacagaacgtttaatgatacgtggacagattcatttgctttcactgttaatgagaaactagcaaacaacaaaaagtcaaatgtcgcaaggcatttccagaataaacacgcagcctttgctcaaaaatatccggatggagatgagagaaaaaaagccgtttcggaactgatgcggaaggttgatctgagcaaaaatcatttccagaaatggatgaagtctggaaaatcaacgacatacgccagttatattgccgctcaggaaatagtcaggcacgggaagcagtttacagatggtgaatatataaaagaatctttcattaagatttcagaacatctattcacggactttaaaaacaagagtgaaattgtgcagaaaatcagggatatgcccctctctgcaaagactgtcaaagacagaaccataaaaatggcagaagacatcacaagacagcaaattaaagacatcaattcagctgtggcctactcgattgcctgtgacgagtctaaagacaaaggtgatattgaacaaatagcgttgttctgccggtatgtaaactctgccgggccacaggaagaactgattgagttgatacctctaaaagaccaaacacggggggaggacatctgtgaggctgtcttgaattgtttaagagccaaaggaataaagaccacccatctggtgtcagtagctactgatggggcaccgaatatgacgggaacgcacaagggatttgtggctttactgcagaagtcgctggacagaaagctgctgacttttcactgcaccttgcaccaagaggcactgtgcgctcaaataTGTCCTCttgaatgcacagaagtaatggatgttgtcattcagattgtcaataaaataatggcaaaaagtttaaatcaccgtcaattccgtttgttactggacgagctggaaagcgcatattctgatctcctgctgcacaacaaagtccggtggctgtccaaaggggaggtgctgaaacgctttgtcgcgtgtctggaagaagtgaaaactttcctgggcagcaaagggctcacctttcctgagctggaacagccagagtggctggaaaagctacacttcatggtagacatgacagcgcacctgaacacgctgaacacagctcttcaggggaaaggacgcacagccctgcacatgttggaggatgtcttggcattcgagcgcaagttgacagtgcttgccagagatttacagaaaggcactttgtctcacttccccaatttgagagagttcaaacaaggtcacgacatgataatttcggagtatttacattctgcaatcatcgcaatgcaaacatcgtttgggaaacgcttctgtgagttcagagaggaaaaaaacacattatccttcccggtcactcccttaagcatcgatccttccctactgaatacgactgcattggcaggtgtgagtcaacctgatcttgagatggaactggccgacatagccgacaaagacatatgggtgtccaagtttagacgcttgacagcagaccttgaagatgttgcccgtcagaaggccgttcttgctcagaatcacaaatggagtgatattgaaaaccttccaaaaccggacaaacttgtgttcgaaacatggaatgctatgcccgacatttatgtaaacatgaaaaagtatgcgcttggagtcctgtcgatctttggatccacatatgtatgtgagcaggtgttctccaacatgaactttattaaaaacaaacatcgcgcacgcctcacagatgacagcttgcgatcctgtgtaaagatgaaggtgacgtcatacagccctgatgtgcagacgctgtgcgctgaggtccaggagcagaaatcccattaa